Proteins from one Syntrophus gentianae genomic window:
- the rpoZ gene encoding DNA-directed RNA polymerase subunit omega, producing the protein MARITVEDALIATGNRFALVLLAVKRSKQLLKGSKALTNTRNNREIVGALREIADNKVYFSHPEYLMGAKEDFKLIVDDTTEFIGDEDYVE; encoded by the coding sequence ATGGCAAGAATTACGGTTGAAGACGCTCTGATAGCTACGGGGAATCGCTTCGCCCTGGTTTTACTGGCGGTGAAAAGATCCAAGCAGCTTTTGAAAGGTTCGAAAGCATTAACCAATACCCGGAACAACCGGGAAATTGTCGGTGCCCTCCGGGAAATTGCCGATAACAAGGTTTATTTTTCCCATCCGGAATATCTCATGGGGGCCAAGGAAGATTTCAAGCTTATCGTCGACGATACGACGGAATTCATCGGTGACGAAGACTATGTCGAATAA
- the gmk gene encoding guanylate kinase: protein MNNSDAESRGLFLVLSAPSGTGKTSIRRIFLERHPEVQFSVSCTTREPRPGEEDGRDYFFISEAEFRERIDRGEFAEWEENYGRYYGTSGKIMDHFLDQGRDMLLDIEMRGAKTLKKNYTGGIYVFVLPPSLAELKARLQKRGESDVEIKKRLNKVREEIGEAYGYDYVIFNDSLEKAVESLQTIYRSEKSRAIRRRRQIQDLLDQN from the coding sequence TTGAATAATTCGGACGCAGAATCCAGGGGGCTTTTCCTTGTCCTGTCTGCTCCGTCCGGGACGGGGAAGACCTCCATCCGCCGGATTTTCCTCGAACGCCATCCCGAGGTTCAATTTTCCGTGTCCTGTACGACCCGGGAGCCCAGGCCGGGAGAAGAAGATGGTAGGGATTACTTCTTTATCTCTGAGGCGGAGTTCCGGGAGCGGATCGACCGGGGGGAGTTTGCCGAATGGGAAGAGAATTATGGCCGTTATTACGGGACCTCCGGGAAAATCATGGACCACTTTTTGGATCAGGGTCGGGATATGCTCCTGGATATCGAAATGAGAGGGGCAAAGACATTGAAAAAGAATTATACGGGTGGTATTTATGTCTTTGTTTTACCTCCCTCTTTGGCTGAGCTGAAGGCGAGGCTGCAGAAAAGGGGGGAATCAGACGTCGAAATAAAGAAGCGCCTGAATAAGGTGCGGGAGGAAATAGGAGAGGCTTACGGCTACGACTATGTCATCTTCAATGATTCCCTGGAAAAGGCGGTCGAATCTCTCCAGACGATTTATCGGTCGGAAAAAAGCCGGGCGATAAGAAGAAGAAGGCAGATTCAGGATCTCCTGGATCAAAACTAA
- a CDS encoding YicC/YloC family endoribonuclease: protein MISSMTGYGRAESTDNERKIVVEMRSLNHRYLEVSLRLPNLFFPMEMEIKRKVGEHFFRGRVDVSIKMDAENEGDGRNRYSLNLPLLKNYFSLLVEMKSELNLTDEITLDLLSRFKDVMIPVEAVPDLPACWAKVEPIFYEALAKLKAMRKTEGDILYRDLRDRMGTIRKSLDGIISRTPVLLEEYHARLVARVQELTKGLVIDEARLAQEVAVMAERSDITEETVRFRSHLEQFETMMDSSEAVGRKIDFLIQEMGREINTIGSKSSDAQISRLVIEIKSELAKLREQVQNIE from the coding sequence ATGATCAGCAGCATGACCGGTTATGGAAGGGCGGAATCCACGGATAACGAGAGAAAGATCGTGGTTGAGATGAGATCGCTCAATCACCGCTATCTGGAGGTGTCCCTTCGCCTTCCCAACCTTTTTTTCCCCATGGAGATGGAGATCAAAAGAAAAGTCGGCGAGCATTTCTTCCGTGGCCGAGTTGATGTCTCCATTAAGATGGATGCGGAGAATGAGGGGGATGGTCGAAACCGGTATTCCCTCAACCTGCCCCTGTTGAAAAATTATTTTTCTCTTCTGGTAGAGATGAAGAGTGAATTGAATCTTACCGATGAGATTACCCTGGACCTTCTGTCGCGTTTCAAGGATGTCATGATCCCTGTGGAAGCTGTGCCGGATCTGCCAGCCTGCTGGGCCAAAGTGGAGCCGATCTTTTATGAGGCCCTGGCGAAACTGAAGGCCATGCGAAAGACGGAAGGAGACATTCTCTATCGGGACCTCCGGGACCGGATGGGCACGATTCGGAAATCCCTCGATGGGATCATATCGAGAACGCCGGTGCTCCTTGAGGAATATCACGCCCGTCTGGTTGCCCGCGTTCAGGAATTGACAAAGGGGCTGGTTATCGATGAGGCGCGTCTGGCTCAGGAAGTGGCGGTCATGGCGGAACGGAGCGATATTACGGAAGAAACCGTGCGCTTCCGCAGTCATCTCGAACAATTTGAAACCATGATGGACAGTTCGGAAGCGGTGGGACGGAAGATTGATTTTCTCATCCAGGAAATGGGCCGGGAAATCAATACGATCGGGTCCAAGAGCAGCGATGCGCAAATCTCCCGGCTGGTGATCGAGATCAAGAGCGAACTTGCCAAATTGAGAGAGCAGGTGCAGAACATTGAATAA
- a CDS encoding DUF4416 family protein, translating into MSRPREAEPVKLIMSLFAVDRDVLRNILTCLIETYGGTDFVSGLLSFEYTSYYAAEMGPSLLRRFVSFERLIRPESLPDVKNLTNGLEDRFAVAGQRTVNIDPGYIAKAHLILATGKGYTHRPYLRDGIYADLTLMYSHKTFSTLPWTYPDYAEKSSIEMFNKIRARYVDQLRNREN; encoded by the coding sequence ATGAGCCGGCCGCGCGAAGCTGAACCGGTCAAGCTGATCATGAGTCTCTTTGCCGTGGATCGGGACGTTCTGCGGAATATCCTGACCTGCTTGATCGAGACTTACGGGGGAACGGACTTCGTCAGCGGCCTGCTCTCTTTCGAATATACGTCTTACTATGCGGCGGAAATGGGGCCTTCATTACTGAGGCGGTTTGTGTCTTTCGAACGCCTGATCCGTCCGGAAAGCCTGCCCGATGTCAAGAACCTGACCAACGGGCTGGAGGACCGGTTCGCCGTGGCCGGGCAAAGAACGGTCAATATCGATCCGGGTTACATTGCCAAGGCCCATCTGATTCTTGCCACGGGAAAGGGATATACCCATCGGCCTTACCTGCGGGACGGGATTTACGCGGATTTGACCCTGATGTACAGTCATAAGACCTTTTCAACGCTTCCCTGGACTTATCCCGATTACGCGGAAAAATCCTCGATTGAAATGTTCAATAAGATCCGTGCCAGATATGTCGATCAGTTGAGAAACCGAGAGAACTGA
- the rfaE1 gene encoding D-glycero-beta-D-manno-heptose-7-phosphate kinase yields MKKAIDRKRAQEIVDRFPEARVLVVGDVMVDHFIRGKVARISPEAPVPVVDVSGDHLLLGGCANVINNIYAMGGTVYGAGIVGEDAMAERIREEFRRRQIDPAGLIVEAGRPTTLKTRIIAHGQQVVRFDRESRKTAALESIEKLIDYIRTLRGELGAIVVSDYGKGVVTEDLMAGILDLVSGTDIMVCVDPKRTDLSLYAGVDIITPNHHEAGKAVGVDAPTGDELVKVGKELLSRYNFRSLLITRGEEGMSLFERDGQMGGILHTLFPTEAREVFDVTGAGDTVIGVFALCMASGASFREAAAISNYAAGIVVGKVGTATVTRQELKKVL; encoded by the coding sequence ATGAAAAAAGCTATCGACAGGAAGAGAGCCCAGGAAATCGTTGACCGTTTTCCCGAGGCCCGGGTTCTGGTGGTCGGTGATGTCATGGTGGACCACTTCATCCGGGGGAAGGTTGCCCGGATTTCTCCCGAGGCGCCGGTCCCCGTGGTGGATGTTTCGGGGGATCACCTCCTTCTCGGCGGCTGCGCCAATGTCATCAATAACATCTATGCCATGGGGGGGACCGTCTATGGCGCCGGCATCGTCGGCGAGGATGCCATGGCTGAGCGGATCCGGGAAGAGTTCCGCCGGCGGCAGATCGACCCGGCGGGACTGATTGTCGAGGCGGGGCGTCCGACCACGTTGAAAACAAGAATTATTGCCCACGGGCAGCAGGTCGTGCGGTTCGATCGGGAGAGCCGGAAAACCGCGGCTTTGGAGAGCATCGAAAAACTGATCGACTATATCCGGACGCTGCGCGGGGAACTGGGGGCCATCGTTGTTTCCGATTACGGCAAAGGGGTTGTGACCGAAGACCTGATGGCCGGTATCCTTGACCTGGTATCCGGAACGGATATCATGGTCTGCGTCGATCCCAAGCGTACCGACCTGTCCCTTTATGCGGGGGTGGACATCATTACCCCCAATCATCATGAAGCGGGAAAAGCCGTGGGTGTCGATGCGCCGACTGGGGATGAACTCGTGAAGGTCGGCAAGGAACTGCTTTCCCGTTATAATTTTCGATCGTTGCTGATCACCCGGGGCGAGGAAGGGATGAGCCTCTTTGAAAGAGACGGACAGATGGGAGGAATCCTGCATACCCTTTTCCCGACCGAAGCCCGGGAAGTTTTTGACGTCACCGGCGCAGGGGATACGGTGATCGGCGTCTTCGCCCTCTGTATGGCCTCGGGGGCAAGTTTCCGCGAAGCGGCGGCGATCTCCAACTATGCCGCGGGGATTGTGGTCGGCAAGGTAGGAACGGCAACGGTGACCCGTCAGGAGTTGAAGAAGGTCCTATGA
- a CDS encoding lysophospholipid acyltransferase family protein — translation MIRSILLIFVGVSITAFFCFWAVVFSLLGAGESRIHKLVRLWARILLSLSSIPVEISGWRHVLLDSPQIFAANHQSDVDTLVALAWTPVPFRWIAKEELFKIPLFGAAMRNAGYIPINRRDHDSALKSLDEAAQIIRKGSSVMTFPEGTRSGDGTIQPFKQGVFYLAIQAGVPVVPVTIIGSGAIMGKRSLKINPGGVKLIFDKPIDANNYSIENRHQLIEEVRNTILENYRKYSSPSGSGFSAQNAGREKGV, via the coding sequence ATGATCCGGTCGATTCTTCTCATTTTTGTGGGAGTGTCCATTACGGCTTTTTTCTGTTTCTGGGCCGTTGTTTTCTCCCTCCTTGGCGCTGGAGAGAGCCGCATCCACAAACTGGTCCGGCTCTGGGCCAGGATTCTGCTGTCTCTTTCATCTATTCCCGTGGAAATTTCCGGCTGGCGTCATGTCCTGCTGGACAGCCCGCAGATCTTCGCCGCCAATCACCAGAGCGATGTGGATACTTTGGTCGCCCTGGCCTGGACTCCCGTGCCGTTCCGCTGGATCGCCAAGGAGGAACTCTTCAAAATCCCTCTCTTCGGCGCCGCCATGCGCAATGCGGGATACATCCCCATTAATCGCAGGGACCATGACAGCGCCCTGAAAAGCCTGGATGAGGCCGCCCAGATCATTCGAAAGGGCAGTTCCGTCATGACCTTTCCTGAAGGGACCAGAAGTGGCGATGGAACGATCCAGCCTTTCAAGCAGGGGGTCTTTTATCTGGCGATCCAAGCCGGTGTTCCCGTTGTCCCGGTAACGATCATCGGCAGCGGCGCCATCATGGGGAAGCGCTCCTTGAAGATCAACCCGGGCGGCGTGAAGCTGATTTTTGACAAGCCGATCGATGCAAACAACTATTCGATTGAAAACCGCCACCAGCTGATCGAAGAGGTGCGCAATACCATTCTTGAGAATTACCGGAAATATTCCTCCCCTTCCGGGTCCGGTTTTTCCGCTCAAAATGCTGGGAGAGAAAAGGGAGTTTGA
- a CDS encoding DNA translocase FtsK: MGNKSLNNPPPRSSWKHEIPGIISLTAALFLLLCLFSYSPQDPSITHVVPEGEPVHNLIGPFGARLSYALIWLFGLGILLLPAGLLLASVLYFIRPDFTVRKEVLFSFSALILASCGLLSLLSPELSLHGVVHQSGGLLGKALMGLLTSTLGFAGTLLSLTVALILSLMALFRFSLRSLGSGLKTGLTTGGQTLMRLSRKGRSLIPAKKEQAPRIGSQKSAAPPEKRKDRPPEPSPLVPVVRRGGGYTLPPLSLLDYKERKDTKIKKDALLANSRTVEKTLADFGVEGKVVEVQPGPVVTLYELEPAPGVKINRITTLSDDLALALKAPSIRIMAPIPGKAAVGIEIPNGNRETVYLREVLDSETFRESRLVLPIALGKDIVGIPVVADLTRMPHLLIAGTTGSGKSVSLNAMICSILLKAAPEDVKFLMIDPKRLELSSYEGIPHLLHPVVVNPKKAAQVLKWAVEEMERRYQLIAAAGVKNIDSYNKALATAAPQQSLPGLIPSEGNSQGLPPAKLPYIVIIIDELADLMMVAQKNVEDSLTRLAQMARAAGIHLMLATQRPSVDVITGLIKANFPTRISFQVSSKVDSRTILDQQGAESLLGSGDMLFVPPGTGKMSRIHGAYVSDREIEQITEFIKQQAQPTYDESISRYEADSEAREGEKGDEDFDEKYDEAVELVTDLGQASISLVQRYMKIGYNRAARLIERMEAEGIVGPSDGAKPRKVLVGKLPR, from the coding sequence GTGGGAAATAAATCTTTAAACAATCCTCCTCCCCGTTCTTCATGGAAGCATGAGATTCCCGGCATCATCAGCCTGACGGCGGCCCTTTTCCTGCTCCTGTGCCTTTTTTCCTATTCCCCCCAGGACCCCTCCATCACGCATGTCGTTCCGGAAGGAGAACCGGTCCACAATCTCATCGGCCCCTTCGGCGCCCGCCTTTCCTATGCCCTAATCTGGCTGTTCGGCCTCGGCATTTTACTGCTGCCCGCCGGACTGCTTCTTGCCTCCGTTCTTTATTTCATCCGCCCGGATTTCACAGTGCGGAAAGAGGTCCTCTTCAGCTTCTCCGCGCTGATTCTGGCCTCCTGTGGACTCCTGTCTCTTCTGAGTCCTGAATTGTCCCTTCACGGGGTTGTGCATCAGTCCGGCGGCCTGCTGGGGAAGGCTCTGATGGGTCTTCTCACGTCCACGCTGGGCTTCGCCGGCACCCTTCTTTCCCTCACTGTTGCCTTGATTCTATCCCTGATGGCCCTGTTCCGGTTCTCCCTCAGATCCTTGGGAAGCGGGCTGAAGACCGGTCTGACGACCGGGGGGCAGACCCTCATGCGCCTCTCACGGAAAGGAAGGTCCCTGATCCCGGCAAAGAAAGAGCAAGCCCCCCGCATCGGCTCACAGAAGTCGGCGGCACCACCGGAAAAAAGAAAAGATAGACCGCCGGAACCGTCCCCCCTCGTCCCCGTTGTGCGCCGCGGGGGAGGATATACGCTGCCGCCCCTTTCCCTGCTCGACTACAAGGAGCGCAAGGATACGAAGATCAAGAAGGACGCCCTGCTGGCCAACTCCCGCACCGTGGAAAAAACCCTGGCCGACTTCGGCGTGGAAGGAAAAGTGGTGGAAGTCCAGCCCGGCCCCGTTGTCACCCTCTACGAACTGGAGCCGGCGCCGGGGGTCAAGATCAACCGGATCACAACCCTTTCCGACGATCTTGCCCTCGCCCTGAAAGCGCCCAGCATCCGGATCATGGCCCCGATCCCCGGCAAGGCCGCCGTCGGCATTGAAATCCCCAACGGCAACAGGGAAACCGTTTACCTCCGGGAAGTCCTCGACAGCGAGACCTTCCGGGAATCCCGCCTGGTCCTTCCCATCGCCTTGGGCAAGGATATCGTCGGCATCCCTGTGGTTGCAGACCTGACCCGCATGCCCCACCTTCTCATCGCGGGGACCACCGGTTCGGGCAAGAGCGTTTCCCTCAACGCCATGATCTGCAGCATCCTGCTCAAGGCCGCGCCGGAGGACGTCAAGTTCCTCATGATCGATCCCAAGCGGCTGGAGCTCTCTTCCTACGAAGGGATTCCCCATCTCCTCCATCCCGTGGTGGTGAATCCCAAGAAGGCGGCCCAGGTCCTCAAGTGGGCCGTGGAAGAAATGGAGCGCCGCTACCAGTTGATCGCCGCGGCAGGCGTCAAGAACATCGACTCCTACAACAAGGCCCTCGCGACGGCTGCTCCGCAGCAGTCCCTGCCCGGACTGATACCGTCCGAAGGAAATTCCCAGGGTTTGCCACCCGCCAAACTACCCTATATCGTTATTATCATTGACGAACTGGCCGACCTCATGATGGTCGCCCAGAAGAACGTGGAAGACTCCCTGACCCGGCTGGCCCAAATGGCCCGGGCGGCGGGCATCCATCTGATGCTGGCCACCCAGCGTCCCTCCGTGGATGTCATCACAGGTCTGATCAAGGCCAACTTCCCCACGCGGATCTCCTTCCAGGTCTCCTCCAAGGTGGACTCCCGCACCATCCTCGATCAGCAGGGGGCGGAAAGTCTGCTGGGCTCCGGAGATATGCTCTTCGTCCCCCCCGGAACCGGCAAAATGTCGCGGATTCACGGGGCTTATGTCTCCGACCGGGAGATCGAACAGATCACCGAATTCATCAAGCAGCAGGCGCAACCCACCTACGACGAATCCATCTCCCGCTATGAAGCGGATTCGGAAGCAAGGGAGGGGGAAAAGGGCGACGAGGACTTTGATGAAAAATACGACGAAGCCGTGGAACTGGTGACGGACCTGGGGCAGGCCTCGATTTCCCTGGTCCAGCGCTACATGAAGATCGGCTACAACCGGGCGGCCCGCCTCATTGAACGGATGGAGGCGGAAGGGATCGTCGGGCCGTCGGACGGCGCGAAACCCCGTAAAGTCCTGGTTGGAAAGTTACCGCGATGA